Proteins encoded within one genomic window of Streptomyces rubradiris:
- a CDS encoding segregation and condensation protein A, with product MTWNEAPAPGAPAGRRRVLGRGPGAGPAEPPAAPAEPVALPAEPAEAELPEPGYTEPKPEPEPKSASPETGAAGPESAPDGVFKVRLANFEGPFDLLLQLISRHKLDVTEVALSKVTDEFMAHIRAMGPDWDLDQTTEFLVVAATLLDLKAARLLPAAEVEDEADLALLEARDLLFARLLQYRAYKQIADIFNERLDEEARRHPRTVGLEPGHAELLPEVVISIGPEGFAKLAVKAMQPKPRPQVYVDHIHAPLVSVREQARIVVALLRERGEAGFRELTEDAGDTLTVVARFLALLELYREKAVALEQETALGELTVRWTGGETDPAPLVTDEFDRPPERPEEEKA from the coding sequence ATGACCTGGAACGAAGCCCCTGCCCCCGGCGCACCGGCCGGCCGTCGGCGCGTGCTGGGGCGGGGCCCGGGTGCCGGGCCGGCCGAGCCGCCCGCCGCACCCGCCGAGCCGGTCGCCCTGCCTGCCGAGCCCGCTGAGGCGGAGCTGCCGGAACCCGGGTATACGGAGCCGAAGCCGGAGCCGGAGCCGAAGTCCGCCTCGCCGGAGACCGGGGCGGCCGGGCCCGAGTCCGCTCCCGACGGTGTCTTCAAGGTCCGCCTCGCCAACTTCGAGGGCCCCTTCGACCTGCTGCTCCAACTGATCTCCCGGCACAAGCTGGACGTCACCGAGGTCGCCCTGTCCAAGGTCACCGACGAGTTCATGGCGCACATCCGGGCCATGGGGCCGGACTGGGACCTGGACCAGACCACGGAGTTCCTCGTCGTCGCGGCCACGCTGCTCGACCTGAAGGCCGCCCGGCTGCTGCCCGCCGCCGAGGTGGAGGACGAGGCCGACCTCGCCCTGCTGGAGGCCCGGGACCTGCTGTTCGCGCGGTTGCTTCAGTACCGCGCCTACAAGCAGATCGCCGACATCTTCAACGAGCGGCTCGACGAGGAGGCCCGGCGCCACCCCCGCACCGTCGGCCTGGAGCCCGGGCACGCCGAGCTGCTGCCCGAGGTCGTCATCAGCATCGGCCCGGAGGGCTTCGCGAAGCTCGCCGTCAAGGCCATGCAGCCCAAGCCCCGGCCGCAGGTGTACGTCGACCACATCCACGCCCCGCTGGTCAGCGTGCGGGAGCAGGCCCGGATCGTGGTGGCGCTCCTGCGCGAGCGGGGCGAGGCCGGCTTCCGGGAGCTCACCGAGGACGCCGGGGACACCCTCACCGTCGTGGCCCGGTTCCTGGCGCTGCTGGAGCTGTACCGGGAGAAGGCCGTCGCGCTGGAGCAGGAGACCGCGCTGGGGGAGCTGACCGTGCGCTGGACCGGCGGGGAGACGGATCCGGCGCCGCTGGTCACCGACGAGTTCGACCGCCCGCCGGAGCGGCCCGAGGAGGAGAAGGCATGA
- a CDS encoding ADP-ribosylglycohydrolase family protein, whose amino-acid sequence MPKQSATGALLGLALGDALGYPAEFKTVPLIESAFGPWRGLELPRRALVSDDTQMTLAVGRALRTALDRGDVTPEGLEGPLRAAFVEWYRSPENNRAPGGTCLRACELLTDQGRTWQDASQTGSKGCGANMRVAPIGLAPGLSGEQRAGAAQLQAALTHGHPTALAASDLTAHAVHLLAQGTDPAGLVGRLRSYALEHRTHYDHTWLGDLWTRAQDPGPEHFIARGWDECLEILGRLQEAVRTVSPETDPCLATGEGWIAEEALATGLLCFLLFPEEPVTALRRAACTAGDSDSIACLTGAFAGAWLGAGAWPADWAERIEYRGDLLALATLWDA is encoded by the coding sequence ATGCCGAAGCAGTCGGCGACCGGAGCACTTCTCGGACTCGCCCTCGGGGACGCCCTCGGCTACCCGGCCGAGTTCAAGACCGTGCCGCTGATCGAGTCGGCCTTCGGGCCCTGGCGCGGACTGGAGCTGCCGCGGCGCGCGCTCGTCTCCGACGACACGCAGATGACCCTCGCGGTCGGCCGCGCCCTGCGGACCGCCCTGGACCGCGGCGACGTGACGCCTGAGGGGCTGGAGGGGCCCCTGCGCGCCGCCTTCGTGGAGTGGTACCGCTCGCCGGAGAACAACCGCGCCCCCGGCGGCACCTGCCTGCGCGCCTGCGAGCTGCTCACCGACCAGGGCCGGACCTGGCAGGACGCCAGCCAGACCGGCTCCAAGGGCTGCGGCGCCAACATGCGGGTCGCCCCGATCGGCCTCGCCCCCGGTCTGAGCGGCGAACAGCGCGCCGGCGCCGCCCAGTTGCAGGCCGCGCTCACCCACGGCCACCCCACCGCGCTGGCCGCCTCCGACCTCACCGCCCACGCCGTCCACCTGCTCGCCCAGGGCACCGACCCCGCCGGACTCGTCGGGCGGCTGCGCTCGTACGCCCTGGAACACCGCACGCACTACGACCACACCTGGCTCGGCGATTTGTGGACCCGCGCCCAGGACCCCGGCCCCGAGCACTTCATCGCGCGCGGCTGGGACGAGTGCCTGGAGATCCTCGGCCGGCTCCAGGAGGCCGTACGGACCGTCTCCCCGGAGACCGACCCCTGCCTGGCCACCGGCGAGGGCTGGATCGCCGAGGAAGCCCTGGCCACCGGGCTGCTGTGCTTCCTGCTCTTCCCCGAGGAGCCCGTCACCGCCCTGCGCCGGGCCGCCTGCACCGCCGGCGACTCCGACTCCATCGCCTGCCTCACCGGCGCCTTCGCGGGCGCCTGGCTGGGCGCCGGGGCCTGGCCCGCCGACTGGGCGGAGCGGATCGAGTACCGGGGCGACCTGTTGGCCCTGGCTACCCTCTGGGACGCTTAG
- a CDS encoding ParA family protein → MPVRGQGPAGFEAVGSVAVRTFAAHQSSGPRTAGTAHQSMDGHHVNAMAGDGSGAPHNHFADYDELPEGHFYDPDAEYEPDPEYAATLAPDAARQRRERIGPTGRPLPYFPIPGPLTDHGPAKIIAMCNQKGGVGKTTSTINLGAALAEYGRRVLLVDFDPQGALSVGLGVNPMELDLTVYNLLMERGMSADEVLLKTAVPNMDLLPSNIDLSAAEVQLVSEVARESTLQRALKPLLPDYDYIVIDCQPSLGLLTVNALTAAHKVIVPLECEFFALRGVALLTETIEKVQERLNPDLELDGILATMYDSRTVHSREVLARVVEAFDDHVYHTVIGRTVRFPETTVAGEPITTYASNSVGAAAYRQLAREVLARCHAE, encoded by the coding sequence ATGCCGGTCCGGGGCCAGGGCCCCGCGGGATTCGAGGCTGTCGGCTCCGTAGCTGTGCGCACCTTCGCAGCCCACCAGAGTTCCGGTCCGCGGACGGCCGGGACAGCACACCAGAGCATGGATGGCCATCACGTGAACGCCATGGCCGGCGACGGAAGTGGCGCGCCCCACAACCACTTCGCCGACTACGACGAACTGCCCGAGGGGCACTTCTACGACCCCGACGCCGAGTACGAGCCGGACCCGGAGTACGCGGCCACGCTCGCGCCCGACGCGGCCCGTCAGCGCCGTGAGCGCATCGGCCCGACCGGGCGCCCGCTGCCCTACTTCCCGATCCCGGGCCCGCTGACCGACCACGGCCCCGCGAAGATCATCGCGATGTGCAACCAGAAGGGCGGCGTCGGCAAGACGACGTCGACCATCAACCTGGGCGCCGCGCTCGCGGAGTACGGCCGGCGCGTGCTGCTCGTGGACTTCGACCCGCAGGGCGCGCTGTCGGTAGGGCTCGGGGTGAACCCGATGGAGCTCGACCTCACCGTCTACAACCTGCTCATGGAGCGGGGCATGTCCGCGGACGAGGTCCTGCTGAAGACCGCGGTCCCCAACATGGACCTGCTGCCCTCCAACATCGACCTGTCGGCCGCCGAGGTCCAGCTGGTCTCCGAGGTCGCGCGCGAGTCCACGCTCCAGCGGGCCCTGAAGCCGCTGCTGCCCGACTACGACTACATCGTGATCGACTGCCAGCCCTCGCTCGGCCTGCTCACCGTCAACGCCCTGACGGCCGCGCACAAGGTGATCGTGCCGCTGGAGTGCGAGTTCTTCGCGCTGCGCGGTGTGGCCCTGCTGACCGAGACCATCGAGAAGGTCCAGGAGCGGCTCAACCCCGACCTGGAGCTCGACGGCATCCTCGCCACGATGTACGACTCGCGCACCGTCCACAGCCGCGAGGTGCTGGCCCGCGTGGTCGAGGCCTTCGACGACCACGTGTACCACACGGTCATCGGCCGCACGGTCCGCTTCCCGGAGACCACGGTCGCCGGTGAGCCGATCACCACGTACGCCTCCAACTCCGTCGGTGCCGCCGCCTACCGCCAGCTCGCCAGGGAGGTGCTCGCCCGGTGTCACGCCGAGTGA
- a CDS encoding pseudouridine synthase, whose protein sequence is MRSSGSGKSGGRGNYRGAGNNRDQKQGQGRPRKPRPEERRYDVGPGATKDGPKAGRGGAARGGAKGGPKRPQQGGRTAPARSREYETRVEERNRERYAGKKDIKLPKTFPGAEQEGERLQKVLARAGYGSRRACEELIEQARVEVNGEIVTEQGKRVDPEKDEVKVDGLTVATQSYQFFSLNKPAGVVSTMEDPEGRQCLGDYVTNRETRLFHVGRLDTETEGVILLTNHGELAHRLTHPRYGVKKTYLAAIVGPIPRDLGKRLKDGIQLEDGYARADHFRVVEQTGKNYLVEVTLHEGRKHIVRRMLAEAGFPVERLVRTAFGPITLGDQKSGWLRRLSNTEVGMLMKEVDL, encoded by the coding sequence ATGCGAAGCAGCGGCAGCGGCAAGAGCGGCGGGCGCGGTAACTACCGCGGTGCCGGCAACAACAGGGACCAGAAGCAGGGGCAGGGCCGGCCCCGCAAGCCCCGCCCCGAGGAGCGCCGCTACGACGTGGGCCCCGGGGCCACCAAGGACGGCCCCAAGGCCGGCCGCGGCGGTGCCGCGCGCGGCGGCGCCAAGGGCGGCCCGAAGCGGCCCCAGCAGGGCGGCCGTACGGCCCCGGCGCGCTCGCGCGAGTACGAGACGCGGGTCGAGGAGCGCAACCGGGAGCGGTACGCGGGCAAGAAGGACATCAAGCTGCCCAAGACCTTCCCGGGCGCCGAGCAGGAGGGCGAGCGGCTGCAGAAGGTCCTCGCGCGCGCCGGCTACGGCTCCCGGCGGGCCTGCGAGGAGCTGATCGAGCAGGCCCGGGTCGAGGTGAACGGCGAGATCGTCACCGAGCAGGGCAAGCGGGTCGACCCGGAGAAGGACGAGGTCAAGGTCGACGGCCTGACCGTGGCGACCCAGTCGTACCAGTTCTTCTCGCTGAACAAGCCCGCGGGCGTGGTCTCCACCATGGAGGACCCGGAGGGCCGGCAGTGCCTCGGCGACTACGTCACCAACCGCGAGACCCGGCTCTTCCACGTCGGCCGGCTGGACACCGAGACCGAGGGCGTCATCCTGCTCACCAACCACGGCGAGCTGGCGCACCGTCTCACCCACCCGCGTTACGGCGTGAAGAAGACCTACCTCGCGGCCATCGTCGGCCCGATCCCGCGCGACCTGGGCAAGCGGCTGAAGGACGGCATCCAGCTGGAGGACGGCTACGCCCGCGCCGACCACTTCCGCGTGGTCGAGCAGACCGGCAAGAACTACCTGGTCGAGGTGACCCTGCACGAGGGCCGCAAGCACATCGTGCGCCGCATGCTGGCGGAGGCCGGCTTCCCGGTCGAGCGGCTGGTGCGCACCGCCTTCGGCCCGATCACCCTCGGCGACCAGAAGTCGGGCTGGCTGCGCCGCCTGTCGAACACCGAGGTCGGCATGCTGATGAAGGAAGTCGATCTCTAA
- the scpB gene encoding SMC-Scp complex subunit ScpB, which produces MSEPAGLDLKPALEAMLMVVDEPATEEHLARLLERPRRQVADALRELADEYTAQGRGFELRFVAGGWRFYTRAAYAPAVERLVLDGQTARLTQAALETLAVVAYRQPVSRSRVSAVRGVNCDGVMRTLLQRGLVEEAGTEPETGAILYRTTNYFLERMGLRGLDELPELAPFLPEAEAIEAETQEGVPSFDPDAPDAPGGQDADD; this is translated from the coding sequence ATGAGCGAGCCCGCCGGTCTCGACCTCAAGCCCGCCCTGGAGGCGATGCTGATGGTCGTGGACGAGCCCGCGACCGAGGAGCACCTGGCGCGGCTGCTGGAGCGGCCCCGCCGGCAGGTCGCGGACGCCCTGCGCGAGCTGGCCGACGAGTACACCGCGCAGGGCCGCGGCTTCGAGCTGCGGTTCGTCGCGGGCGGCTGGCGCTTCTACACCCGCGCCGCCTACGCGCCCGCCGTCGAGCGCCTGGTCCTGGACGGCCAGACCGCACGGCTCACCCAGGCGGCGCTGGAGACCCTGGCGGTGGTCGCCTACCGCCAGCCGGTCAGCCGCAGCCGGGTCTCCGCCGTGCGCGGGGTGAACTGCGACGGCGTGATGCGCACCCTGCTCCAGCGCGGTCTGGTGGAGGAGGCGGGCACGGAACCCGAAACAGGTGCGATCCTGTACAGGACGACGAACTACTTCCTGGAGCGGATGGGCCTGCGCGGCCTGGACGAGCTTCCGGAGCTCGCGCCCTTCCTCCCCGAGGCGGAGGCGATCGAGGCCGAGACCCAGGAGGGGGTCCCGTCGTTCGACCCGGACGCGCCCGACGCGCCCGGCGGTCAGGACGCAGACGACTAA
- the ald gene encoding alanine dehydrogenase, whose product MIDVKVGIPREVKNNEFRVAITPAGVHELVRNGHQVVVERGAGLGSSITDEEYVSAGAAILDTADEVWASADLLLKVKEPIAEEYHRLRKDQTLFTYLHLAASKECTDALLASGTTAIAYETVELPNRALPLLAPMSEVAGRLAPQVGAYHLMRAAGGRGVLPGGVPGVTPAKAVVIGGGVSGWNAAQIAIGMGFDVTLLDRDINKLREADKIFGTKVKAVMSNSFELEKAVLDADLVIGAVLIPGAKAPKLVTNEMVARMKPGSVLVDIAIDQGGCFEDSRPTTHAEPTFKVHNSVFYCVANMPGGVPNTSTNALTNATLPYIVSLANNGWVEALRRDAALAKGLNTHDGKVVYKEVAEAHGLPHVELESLLG is encoded by the coding sequence GTGATCGACGTGAAGGTCGGCATCCCCCGCGAGGTCAAGAACAACGAGTTCCGGGTGGCCATCACCCCCGCCGGTGTGCACGAGCTGGTGCGCAACGGCCACCAGGTCGTCGTCGAGCGGGGCGCCGGCCTCGGCTCCTCGATCACGGACGAGGAGTACGTCTCCGCCGGTGCCGCCATCCTGGACACCGCGGACGAGGTCTGGGCGAGCGCCGACCTGCTGCTGAAGGTCAAGGAGCCGATCGCGGAGGAGTACCACCGCCTCCGCAAGGACCAGACCCTCTTCACCTACCTGCACCTGGCCGCCTCCAAGGAGTGCACCGACGCGCTGCTGGCCTCCGGCACCACGGCCATCGCCTACGAGACCGTCGAGCTGCCGAACCGCGCGCTGCCGCTGCTCGCCCCGATGTCCGAGGTCGCGGGCCGGCTGGCCCCGCAGGTCGGCGCCTACCACCTGATGCGCGCGGCCGGCGGCCGCGGCGTGCTGCCGGGCGGCGTCCCGGGCGTGACCCCGGCCAAGGCGGTCGTCATCGGCGGCGGTGTCTCCGGCTGGAACGCCGCCCAGATCGCCATCGGCATGGGCTTCGACGTGACCCTGCTCGACCGCGACATCAACAAGCTGCGCGAGGCCGACAAGATCTTCGGCACGAAGGTCAAGGCCGTCATGTCCAACTCCTTCGAGCTGGAGAAGGCCGTCCTCGACGCCGACCTCGTCATCGGCGCGGTCCTCATCCCGGGCGCCAAGGCCCCGAAGCTGGTCACCAACGAGATGGTGGCCCGGATGAAGCCCGGAAGTGTCCTTGTCGACATCGCGATCGACCAGGGCGGCTGCTTCGAGGACTCCCGTCCCACCACGCACGCCGAGCCGACCTTCAAGGTGCACAACTCGGTCTTCTACTGCGTCGCCAACATGCCGGGCGGCGTGCCCAACACCTCCACCAACGCGCTCACCAACGCGACGCTGCCGTACATCGTCTCGCTGGCCAACAACGGCTGGGTGGAGGCGCTGCGCCGCGACGCCGCGCTCGCCAAGGGTCTCAACACCCATGACGGCAAGGTGGTTTACAAGGAGGTCGCGGAGGCCCACGGCCTGCCCCACGTCGAGCTGGAGTCGCTGCTCGGCTGA